One Triticum dicoccoides isolate Atlit2015 ecotype Zavitan chromosome 4B, WEW_v2.0, whole genome shotgun sequence genomic window carries:
- the LOC119295160 gene encoding homeobox-leucine zipper protein ROC6-like isoform X4, translated as MQVAPDELCQLASWDQSGICLALSDVSFLSGVLDVCGYARSSRYNTTVVGVLFGNSVAMVGEWQPQNGQVHDEIDLSIPVDDKDLIWSNTGTMDDDEDVATADEGITDAGSASHMRKRGRHANRQIQELEAMFQQCPHPDENLRIALSKKVCMDPLRVKFWFQNRRNAKKNQNERQQNMVLRTENIMLEEENRAMKAAILKKTCPTCKGPMVFFRPLTPELRRLHMENARLKAELLHRTAYLHGVSAGTAGSSRILCDLNVDPVMPLPLRQDDLMADTMGHCAPGGCASAAGGPEHAALERHVLAALRELMMLMKQGEPMWQPAALGGEVLDHQLYRATTLPGLLELPPPGFTANGTRDTGLIMCTGADLVRIFMDENCWSETFPDIVASVSADNIGHGCICQGGVILMKAGLRVLSPGVSSCDVKFVRQCQMIEQGVWAVVDVSLDANGTSELRAWNTGLPGACRVLPSGCLIKDMNNGYCKVAMIVNAEYDKGFMRPPLHPLLSSGHTFSARRWLTSLQRRCEFLAQRLSPAYGISRAAGGAITPEGRNNVLELARRMTESFYVAISAPRGEAWRKVADSRGSCGVGGESFQLAMHVVTPLAAPGEQAAGLVLCATTTAWLPEIPPQRVFDYICDVERRGEWDVLAEGARVQEDASLATAQFPLTGVSILRPTGRGRGGSSCNKKLILQQACGDAPCMVVAYAPIDTADLKDVMHGGRRASLSLLPSGFSILPDGVGDIQTDPLDANPSAVDPIDHQRSCGSLVSVLRQTHLIGGNLTAQTVDNFGNNVSGSIMKIKDAVHAKRVMTV; from the exons ATCGACCTCAGCATCCCAGTCGATGACAAAGACTTGATCTGGAGCAACACGGGCACgatggatgatgatgaagatgttgcTACCGCGGATGAAGGTATTACTGATGCCGGGAGTGCTAGTCACATGAGGAAGAGGGGCAGGCATGCAAACCGCCAAATTCAGGAACTTGAAGC TATGTTCCAGCAATGTCCCCACCCCGATGAGAATCTACGTATCGCCCTCAGCAAGAAGGTGTGCATGGATCCTCTTCGGGTCAAGTTCTGGTTCCAGAATCGACGCAATGCAAAGAAG AACCAGAATGAGCGTCAACAGAACATGGTGCTCCGGACGGAGAACATTATGCTAGAAGAAGAGAATCGAGCCATGAAGGCCGCAATACTGAAGAAGACCTGCCCCACATGCAAAGGCCCGATGGTGTTCTTTAGGCCGCTGACCCCGGAGCTGCGGCGCCTACACATGGAGAACGCGAGGCTTAAGGCCGAACTCCTCCACAGGACGGCCTACCTCCACGGTGTCTCTGCTGGAACTGCAGGCTCGTCACGGATTCTCTGCGATCTCAACGTCGACCCCGTCATGCCGCTTCCGCTACGCCAGGACGATCTCATGGCGGACACCATGGGTCACTGTGCTCCCGGCGGCTGCGCATCCGCCGCCGGCGGCCCGGAGCACGCCGCGCTTGAGAGGCACGTCCTCGCTGCACTCCGCGAGCTCATGATGCTGATGAAGCAGGGCGAGCCAATGTGGCAGCCGGCAGCCCTGGGCGGCGAGGTGCTCGACCACCAGCTGTATCGTGCGACCACGCTCCCAGGCTTACTCGAGCTTCCCCCGCCGGGGTTCACGGCGAATGGCACTCGGGACACTGGCTTGATTATGTGCACTGGAGCCGACCTTGTCCGCATCTTCATGGACGAG AACTGTTGGTCTGAGACGTTCCCCGATATCGTGGCAAGTGTTTCCGCCGACAACATCGGCCACGGTTGTATCTGCCAAGGGGGAGTGATACTG ATGAAGGCAGGCCTTCGGGTGCTGTCGCCAGGGGTGTCGAGTTGCGATGTGAAGTTCGTGAGGCAATGCCAGATGATAGAGCAAGGCGTTTGGGCCGTGGTGGACGTGTCTCTTGATGCCAATGGCACATCTGAGCTCAGAGCATGGAACACTGGCCTACCGGGGGCCTGCCGGGTGCTGCCAAGTGGGTGTCTTATCAAGGACATGAACAATGGCTACTGCAAG GTGGCAATGATCGTGAACGCGGAGTACGACAAGGGCTTCATGCGGCCGCCGCTCCACCCGCTGCTGAGCTCAGGGCACACCTTCAGCGCACGCCGCTGGCTGACATCGCTCCAGAGGAGGTGCGAATTCCTTGCGCAGCGCTTGAGCCCCGCCTATGGCATCAGCAGGGCAG CAGGTGGTGCTATAACGCCCGAGGGGCGAAACAACGTCCTGGAGCTGGCACGGAGGATGACGGAGAGCTTCTATGTAGCCATCTCTGCGCCCAGGGGCGAGGCGTGGCGCAAGGTCGCCGACTCGCGCGGCAGCTGCGGAGTCGGCGGCGAGTCCTTCCAGCTGGCCATGCACGTGGTGACTCCGCTCGCTGCACCTGGAGAGCAGGCGGCCGGGCTCGTGCTGTGCGCTACCACGACGGCGTGGCTCCCCGAGATACCGCCGCAGCGCGTGTTCGACTACATCTGCGACGTGGAGCGCCGTGGCGAGTGGGACGTGCTTGCCGAGGGCGCACGCGTGCAGGAGGACGCTTCCCTTGCCACGGCCCAGTTCCCTCTTACCGGCGTCTCCATCCTTCGCCCCACT ggtcgtggtcgtggtggaagCAGCTGCAACAAGAAGCTCATCCTGCAGCAGGCTTGCGGCGACGCGCCGTGCATGGTGGTGGCGTACGCTCCGATTGACACGGCAGACCTGAAGGACGTGATGCATGGGGGCAGACGTGCCTCTCTCTCCCTGCTGCCCTCCGGGTTCTCCATCCTTCCTGACGGCGTCGGCGACATACAGACGGATCCGCTTGATGCCAACCCCTCCGCGGTCGACCCCATAGACCACCAGAGGAGCTGCGGATCTCTCGTCTCTGTCCTGCGGCAGACTCACCTGATTGGAGGGAACCTCACCGCACAGACCGTCGACAACTTCGGGAATAATGTCTCCGGTTCCATCATGAAGATCAAGGATGCGGTCCATGCCAAGAGGGTTATGACCGTCTGA
- the LOC119295160 gene encoding homeobox-leucine zipper protein ROC6-like isoform X1 has product MQVAPDELCQLASWDQSGICLALSDVSFLSGVLDVCGYARSSRYNTTVVGVLFGNSVAMVGEWQPQNGQVHDEIDLSIPVDDKDLIWSNTGTMDDDEDVATADEGITDAGSASHMRKRGRHANRQIQELEAMFQQCPHPDENLRIALSKKVCMDPLRVKFWFQNRRNAKKNQNERQQNMVLRTENIMLEEENRAMKAAILKKTCPTCKGPMVFFRPLTPELRRLHMENARLKAELLHRTAYLHGVSAGTAGSSRILCDLNVDPVMPLPLRQDDLMADTMGHCAPGGCASAAGGPEHAALERHVLAALRELMMLMKQGEPMWQPAALGGEVLDHQLYRATTLPGLLELPPPGFTANGTRDTGLIMCTGADLVRIFMDENCWSETFPDIVASVSADNIGHGCICQGGVILMKAGLRVLSPGVSSCDVKFVRQCQMIEQGVWAVVDVSLDANGTSELRAWNTGLPGACRVLPSGCLIKDMNNGYCKVAMIVNAEYDKGFMRPPLHPLLSSGHTFSARRWLTSLQRRCEFLAQRLSPAYGISRAAGGAITPEGRNNVLELARRMTESFYVAISAPRGEAWRKVADSRGSCGVGGESFQLAMHVVTPLAAPGEQAAGLVLCATTTAWLPEIPPQRVFDYICDVERRGEWDVLAEGARVQEDASLATAQFPLTGVSILRPTVMGRGRGGSSCNKKLILQQACGDAPCMVVAYAPIDTADLKDVMHGGRRASLSLLPSGFSILPDGVGDIQTDPLDANPSAVDPIDHQRSCGSLVSVLRQTHLIGGNLTAQTVDNFGNNVSGSIMKIKDAVHAKRVMTV; this is encoded by the exons ATCGACCTCAGCATCCCAGTCGATGACAAAGACTTGATCTGGAGCAACACGGGCACgatggatgatgatgaagatgttgcTACCGCGGATGAAGGTATTACTGATGCCGGGAGTGCTAGTCACATGAGGAAGAGGGGCAGGCATGCAAACCGCCAAATTCAGGAACTTGAAGC TATGTTCCAGCAATGTCCCCACCCCGATGAGAATCTACGTATCGCCCTCAGCAAGAAGGTGTGCATGGATCCTCTTCGGGTCAAGTTCTGGTTCCAGAATCGACGCAATGCAAAGAAG AACCAGAATGAGCGTCAACAGAACATGGTGCTCCGGACGGAGAACATTATGCTAGAAGAAGAGAATCGAGCCATGAAGGCCGCAATACTGAAGAAGACCTGCCCCACATGCAAAGGCCCGATGGTGTTCTTTAGGCCGCTGACCCCGGAGCTGCGGCGCCTACACATGGAGAACGCGAGGCTTAAGGCCGAACTCCTCCACAGGACGGCCTACCTCCACGGTGTCTCTGCTGGAACTGCAGGCTCGTCACGGATTCTCTGCGATCTCAACGTCGACCCCGTCATGCCGCTTCCGCTACGCCAGGACGATCTCATGGCGGACACCATGGGTCACTGTGCTCCCGGCGGCTGCGCATCCGCCGCCGGCGGCCCGGAGCACGCCGCGCTTGAGAGGCACGTCCTCGCTGCACTCCGCGAGCTCATGATGCTGATGAAGCAGGGCGAGCCAATGTGGCAGCCGGCAGCCCTGGGCGGCGAGGTGCTCGACCACCAGCTGTATCGTGCGACCACGCTCCCAGGCTTACTCGAGCTTCCCCCGCCGGGGTTCACGGCGAATGGCACTCGGGACACTGGCTTGATTATGTGCACTGGAGCCGACCTTGTCCGCATCTTCATGGACGAG AACTGTTGGTCTGAGACGTTCCCCGATATCGTGGCAAGTGTTTCCGCCGACAACATCGGCCACGGTTGTATCTGCCAAGGGGGAGTGATACTG ATGAAGGCAGGCCTTCGGGTGCTGTCGCCAGGGGTGTCGAGTTGCGATGTGAAGTTCGTGAGGCAATGCCAGATGATAGAGCAAGGCGTTTGGGCCGTGGTGGACGTGTCTCTTGATGCCAATGGCACATCTGAGCTCAGAGCATGGAACACTGGCCTACCGGGGGCCTGCCGGGTGCTGCCAAGTGGGTGTCTTATCAAGGACATGAACAATGGCTACTGCAAG GTGGCAATGATCGTGAACGCGGAGTACGACAAGGGCTTCATGCGGCCGCCGCTCCACCCGCTGCTGAGCTCAGGGCACACCTTCAGCGCACGCCGCTGGCTGACATCGCTCCAGAGGAGGTGCGAATTCCTTGCGCAGCGCTTGAGCCCCGCCTATGGCATCAGCAGGGCAG CAGGTGGTGCTATAACGCCCGAGGGGCGAAACAACGTCCTGGAGCTGGCACGGAGGATGACGGAGAGCTTCTATGTAGCCATCTCTGCGCCCAGGGGCGAGGCGTGGCGCAAGGTCGCCGACTCGCGCGGCAGCTGCGGAGTCGGCGGCGAGTCCTTCCAGCTGGCCATGCACGTGGTGACTCCGCTCGCTGCACCTGGAGAGCAGGCGGCCGGGCTCGTGCTGTGCGCTACCACGACGGCGTGGCTCCCCGAGATACCGCCGCAGCGCGTGTTCGACTACATCTGCGACGTGGAGCGCCGTGGCGAGTGGGACGTGCTTGCCGAGGGCGCACGCGTGCAGGAGGACGCTTCCCTTGCCACGGCCCAGTTCCCTCTTACCGGCGTCTCCATCCTTCGCCCCACTGTAATG ggtcgtggtcgtggtggaagCAGCTGCAACAAGAAGCTCATCCTGCAGCAGGCTTGCGGCGACGCGCCGTGCATGGTGGTGGCGTACGCTCCGATTGACACGGCAGACCTGAAGGACGTGATGCATGGGGGCAGACGTGCCTCTCTCTCCCTGCTGCCCTCCGGGTTCTCCATCCTTCCTGACGGCGTCGGCGACATACAGACGGATCCGCTTGATGCCAACCCCTCCGCGGTCGACCCCATAGACCACCAGAGGAGCTGCGGATCTCTCGTCTCTGTCCTGCGGCAGACTCACCTGATTGGAGGGAACCTCACCGCACAGACCGTCGACAACTTCGGGAATAATGTCTCCGGTTCCATCATGAAGATCAAGGATGCGGTCCATGCCAAGAGGGTTATGACCGTCTGA